From Aptenodytes patagonicus chromosome 1, bAptPat1.pri.cur, whole genome shotgun sequence, one genomic window encodes:
- the CCDC82 gene encoding coiled-coil domain-containing protein 82 isoform X2: MEIKAVVRRYETRNKTAGTELSSSKSRVDWRRTKRELILLDSNDESSGTSEEEEPSASEDEVDEKDETVVKNSLSDQKEKSHDGEVTEDGEDECIVPGKRKRLNTSVLYDSDESEDSDILVRKVFAKRQCIMDEDESSEEQQPDKTCPAENVSTNRKQKVFAKLKELARQRATRRSCSSENCEDSNGEAEIEEEPLCHLPLTPTEGSETDSDSMKDFIVEEEEDDDDSTEHVKSENQPQQKELNTSNSELLAYYVPHLSRCDHYVHFKRIVKAFLINAIDDTFLSSLYDGTRQKKYAQDMLLSLHYLDDRFIQPRLENLISRSRWKDRYKERVDCYPDVRIILKNPKNMSCQACELNRYCKFNVLLSGKLYNSRTLEADDFMSDDKQSECHPGQEGN, from the exons ATGGAGATAAAAGCAGTTGTCAGAAGATATGAAACAAGAAATAAGACAGCAGGAACAGAACTGTCATCATCCAAATCCCGAGTTGATTGGAGACGTACTAAAAGGGAGCTCATACTACTTGACAGCAATGATGAATCCTCAGGTACCTCTGAGGAGGAAGAGCCTAGTGCATCAGAAGATGAAGTAGACGAAAAAGATGAAACTGTTGTGAAGAACAGCCTTTCagatcagaaagagaaaagccatgATGGGGAAGTAACAGAAGATGGTGAGGATGAGTGCATTGTGCCTGGGAAGCGTAAAAGGTTGAACACCTCTGTCTTGTATGACAGCGATGAAAGTGAGGACAGTGATATACTTGTTAGAAAAGTTTTTGCTAAACGCCAGTGTATAATGGATGAAGATGAGAGTTCCGAAGAACAGCAACCTGATAAAACCTGCCCTGCAGAAAATGTTTCTACTAATAGGAAACAGAAAGTGTTTGCAAAATTGAAAGAACTTGCAAGACAAAGAGCAACTCGGAGATCCTGCAGCAGTGAAAATTGTGAG gaTTCTAATGGTGAAGCAGAAATAGAAGAGGAACCACTCTGTCACTTGCCCCTCACACCAACAGAAGGTAGTGAAACTGACAGTGACAGCATGAAAGATTTTATAGtagaagaagaggaagatgatgatgacagCACAGAGCACGTAAAGAGTGAAAACCAACCACAACAGAAGGAACTAAATACATCAAATAGCGAGTTGCTGGCATACTACGTCCCACACT TATCTCGCTGTGATCATTATGTACACTTCAAAAGAATAGTAAAGGCTTTCCTCATAAATGCAATTGATGACACTTTTCTGAGCTCATTGTATG ATGGAACAAGACAAAAGAAGTATGCGCAAGATATGTTGCTCTCACTTCATTATTTGGATGACCGCTTCATTCAGCCTCGTCTTGAGAACTTAATCTCTAGAAGTCGCTGGAAAGATCGATATAAG gAGCGTGTGGATTGTTACCCAGATGTTCGCATAATCTTGAAAAATCCAAAAAATATGTCTTGTCAGGCCTGTGAATTGAATCGGTATTGTAAGTTTAATGTGCTGCTCTCTGGAAAGCTTTATAATAGTAGAACTTTGGAAGCGGATGACTTCATGTCAGATGACAAGCAG TCTGAGTGTCATCCAGGGCAAGAAGGAAACTAG